In Amycolatopsis coloradensis, one genomic interval encodes:
- a CDS encoding choice-of-anchor P family protein codes for MRKPVSRLLSVTMLTGALVAGGPAVASAGPAPATAAASVGSLDVEIGDEHVVTGELAPCDVDGPLTAKTQGGVVGDFARFGGGESRCGRNGAVAVGEAAGRRFETTLLKRFGGPVIKVRTFMAKCSTTEDGSLGYIEFGDVTGFTLPENIPQNYRLTIAGGKGGTALASLTVNETVTPTPPDGSLVTHMLHIKLFPQGGGPAKGDIYLGTARCDPYGKKKP; via the coding sequence ATGAGGAAACCCGTTTCGAGGCTGTTGTCGGTGACGATGCTGACCGGGGCGCTGGTGGCGGGAGGTCCGGCGGTCGCGTCGGCCGGGCCCGCCCCCGCGACGGCGGCCGCGTCGGTCGGATCGCTCGACGTGGAGATCGGCGACGAACACGTGGTCACGGGCGAACTCGCGCCGTGCGACGTCGACGGTCCCTTGACCGCGAAGACCCAGGGCGGCGTCGTCGGCGACTTCGCCCGGTTCGGCGGGGGTGAGTCGCGCTGCGGCCGGAACGGCGCGGTGGCCGTCGGCGAGGCGGCCGGGCGGCGGTTCGAGACCACCCTGCTCAAGCGGTTCGGCGGTCCGGTGATCAAGGTCCGCACGTTCATGGCGAAGTGCAGCACCACCGAGGACGGCAGCCTCGGCTACATCGAGTTCGGCGACGTCACCGGGTTCACGCTGCCGGAGAACATCCCGCAGAACTACCGGCTGACCATCGCGGGCGGCAAGGGCGGGACGGCGCTGGCGTCGCTCACGGTCAACGAGACCGTCACGCCGACGCCGCCCGACGGGAGCCTCGTGACACACATGCTGCACATCAAGCTGTTCCCGCAGGGCGGCGGACCGGCGAAGGGCGACATCTACCTCGGGACCGCGCGCTGCGACCCGTACGGCAAGAAGAAGCCCTAA
- a CDS encoding biotin transporter BioY has product MSSLSVTGTRPVLADLVPGALVRDAVLVAGGAALTGAAAQILIPVPGSPVPMTGQTFAALLVGAALGWKRGALSMALYLAVGAAGFGWFQNGSSGLFGASAGYIVGFVLAGALVGALAGRGGDRTPLRTAGTMVLGNLAIYSVGVPWLMASTGFGLSTALEKGVVPFLIGDALKIAVAAALLPGTWALVSRFRKES; this is encoded by the coding sequence GTGTCTTCGCTGTCTGTGACCGGCACCCGTCCGGTTCTCGCCGACCTCGTTCCCGGCGCACTGGTCCGTGACGCGGTCCTGGTCGCCGGTGGTGCCGCCCTGACCGGCGCGGCCGCGCAGATCCTGATCCCGGTGCCCGGCTCCCCGGTGCCGATGACCGGCCAGACGTTCGCCGCCCTGCTGGTCGGCGCCGCGCTCGGCTGGAAGCGCGGCGCGCTGTCGATGGCGCTGTACCTCGCCGTCGGCGCGGCCGGATTCGGCTGGTTCCAGAACGGTTCTTCCGGCCTGTTCGGCGCCAGCGCCGGCTACATCGTCGGCTTCGTGCTCGCGGGCGCGCTGGTCGGCGCGCTCGCCGGCCGCGGCGGGGACCGCACGCCGCTACGCACGGCGGGGACGATGGTGCTGGGCAACCTCGCCATCTACTCGGTCGGCGTGCCGTGGCTGATGGCGTCGACCGGCTTCGGCCTGTCGACCGCGCTCGAAAAGGGTGTCGTGCCGTTCCTGATCGGGGACGCGCTGAAGATCGCCGTCGCCGCGGCGCTGCTTCCGGGCACCTGGGCGCTGGTCTCCCGCTTCCGCAAGGAGTCGTGA
- a CDS encoding Mov34/MPN/PAD-1 family protein, whose translation MGDVLRIRRELVDEIVAHARRDHPDEACGVIAGPEGSDSPERYIPMLNAARSPTFYEFDSGDLLKLYREMDANDEVPVVIYHSHTATDAYPSRTDVSYASEPDAHYVLVSTKDPDSHQFRSYRIVDGEITEEPVEIIG comes from the coding sequence ATGGGCGACGTGCTCCGGATCCGCCGTGAACTCGTCGACGAGATCGTCGCCCATGCCCGTCGTGACCATCCCGACGAGGCGTGCGGGGTGATCGCCGGTCCCGAAGGATCGGACAGCCCCGAGCGGTACATCCCCATGCTGAACGCGGCGCGCTCGCCGACGTTCTACGAATTCGACTCGGGCGATCTGCTCAAGCTCTACCGCGAGATGGACGCCAACGACGAGGTGCCCGTCGTCATCTACCACTCGCACACCGCGACCGACGCCTATCCGTCACGCACCGACGTCTCGTACGCCTCGGAACCCGACGCGCACTACGTGCTCGTTTCCACCAAGGACCCCGATTCGCACCAGTTCCGGTCGTACCGGATCGTGGACGGGGAGATCACCGAGGAGCCCGTCGAGATCATCGGCTGA
- a CDS encoding cysteine synthase — MARFESLLDALGGTPLVGLPRLSPTHDVRLWAKLEDRNPTGSIKDRPALAMIEAAEREGTLRRGSTILEPTSGNTGIALAMAAKLKGYGLVCVMPENTSTERKQLLQAYGARIVFSPAAGGSNEAVRRAKELAEANPDWVMLYQYGNPANADAHYRGTGPELLKDLPTLTHFVGGLGTTGTLVGVGRYLHEVKPDVQIIAAEPRYGELVYGLRNLDEGFVPELYDASVLNGRYSVGAYDALRRTRELLEHEGIFAGISTGAVLHAALAVAEKAAAAGKPADVAFVVADAGWKYLSTGAYSGSLDEAAERLDGQLWA, encoded by the coding sequence ATGGCTCGCTTCGAGTCGCTGCTCGACGCGCTCGGCGGCACGCCGCTGGTCGGCCTTCCCCGGCTTTCGCCCACCCATGACGTGCGGTTGTGGGCGAAGCTGGAGGACCGCAACCCGACCGGTTCGATCAAGGACCGCCCCGCGCTGGCGATGATCGAGGCCGCCGAGCGCGAAGGCACGCTCCGGCGCGGCTCCACGATCCTGGAGCCGACGTCGGGCAACACCGGCATCGCGCTGGCGATGGCCGCGAAGCTCAAGGGCTACGGCCTGGTGTGCGTGATGCCGGAGAACACCTCGACCGAGCGCAAGCAGCTGCTGCAGGCGTACGGCGCGCGGATCGTCTTCTCCCCGGCCGCCGGCGGGTCCAACGAGGCCGTGCGCCGGGCGAAGGAACTGGCCGAGGCCAACCCGGACTGGGTGATGCTCTACCAGTACGGCAACCCGGCCAACGCCGACGCCCACTACCGCGGCACCGGGCCCGAACTGCTCAAGGACCTGCCGACCCTGACGCATTTCGTCGGCGGTCTCGGCACCACCGGCACCCTGGTCGGTGTCGGGCGCTACCTGCACGAGGTGAAGCCGGACGTGCAGATCATCGCGGCCGAACCACGCTACGGCGAGCTGGTGTACGGCCTGCGGAACCTCGACGAAGGTTTCGTGCCGGAGCTCTACGACGCGAGCGTGCTCAACGGCCGGTACTCCGTCGGCGCGTACGACGCGCTTCGCCGGACCCGCGAGCTGCTGGAGCACGAAGGCATCTTCGCGGGGATCTCGACGGGTGCCGTGCTGCACGCGGCGCTGGCCGTCGCCGAGAAGGCCGCCGCCGCGGGGAAGCCCGCCGATGTGGCCTTCGTGGTCGCTGACGCGGGGTGGAAGTACCTCTCGACGGGCGCGTACTCCGGCTCGCTCGACGAAGCGGCCGAAAGGCTCGACGGGCAGCTCTGGGCCTGA
- a CDS encoding bifunctional 4-hydroxy-2-oxoglutarate aldolase/2-dehydro-3-deoxy-phosphogluconate aldolase, giving the protein MIQHDLQDTLIENRLVAILRAAEASRFADAATVLHAAGVRVLEAALTTPGATDAIATIRKKLGDDAHIGAGSVREVSDVDKAADAGATFLVTPTVNPLVMERAHERGLPVICGALTPTEIDQAWRLGAAAVKVFPIAAVGGIAYLRAVRAPMPDIPLVPTGGVHLADVAKYLESGSIAVAAATPLVGDALTSKGSLTDLATRASEFVAAAAKYVSRT; this is encoded by the coding sequence ATGATCCAGCACGACCTCCAGGACACCCTGATCGAAAACCGGCTCGTCGCGATCTTGCGGGCCGCGGAAGCGAGCCGATTCGCCGACGCCGCCACGGTGCTGCACGCGGCGGGCGTGCGAGTGCTCGAAGCGGCGTTGACCACGCCGGGCGCCACGGACGCCATCGCGACCATCCGCAAGAAGCTCGGCGACGACGCGCATATCGGCGCCGGGAGCGTGCGCGAGGTGTCCGATGTGGACAAAGCGGCGGACGCCGGCGCGACCTTCCTGGTCACGCCGACGGTGAACCCGCTGGTCATGGAGCGCGCGCACGAACGCGGGCTGCCGGTGATCTGCGGCGCGCTGACCCCGACCGAGATCGACCAGGCGTGGCGTCTCGGCGCGGCGGCGGTGAAGGTCTTCCCGATCGCGGCCGTCGGCGGCATCGCCTACCTGCGGGCGGTCCGGGCGCCGATGCCGGACATCCCGCTCGTCCCGACGGGCGGCGTGCACCTGGCCGACGTCGCGAAGTACCTCGAGTCGGGCTCGATCGCCGTCGCGGCCGCCACACCGCTGGTCGGTGACGCGCTCACCTCGAAAGGGTCGCTGACGGATCTGGCGACCCGCGCGAGTGAGTTCGTCGCGGCGGCCGCGAAGTACGTCTCGCGCACCTGA
- the clpS gene encoding ATP-dependent Clp protease adapter ClpS codes for MSTPVASEQTQVDPQGVEVVSEDKPWRTVVWNDPVNLMSYVTYVFQKLFGYSRDHATKLMLDVHQKGKAIVSSGSKEKVETDVAKLHAAGLWATMEQPS; via the coding sequence ATGTCCACGCCTGTCGCATCCGAGCAGACGCAGGTTGATCCACAGGGAGTAGAGGTCGTCTCTGAGGACAAACCCTGGCGGACGGTCGTCTGGAACGATCCGGTGAACCTCATGTCGTACGTGACGTACGTGTTCCAGAAGCTGTTCGGTTACAGCCGGGACCACGCGACGAAGCTGATGCTCGACGTGCACCAGAAGGGCAAGGCGATCGTGTCGTCCGGTTCCAAGGAGAAGGTGGAGACCGACGTCGCGAAACTCCACGCGGCCGGCCTCTGGGCCACCATGGAGCAGCCTTCATGA
- a CDS encoding OsmC family protein produces MSLEVQRDGEHRFIGRNERGAEVVIGRKGAEGAFSPAELLQIAAAGCSAVTAENLITRRIGEDSKFRVGVTADKREGASELDAVHVAFDVDVSSLAAEEREALAGAVDRAIERLCTVSRTLKKGIPVTESFPGE; encoded by the coding sequence GTGTCTTTGGAAGTCCAGCGCGACGGTGAGCACCGCTTCATCGGCCGCAACGAACGCGGTGCCGAGGTCGTGATCGGCCGCAAGGGAGCCGAGGGCGCCTTCTCGCCCGCCGAACTGCTGCAGATCGCGGCGGCGGGCTGCTCGGCCGTCACCGCCGAGAACCTCATCACGCGCCGGATCGGGGAGGACTCGAAGTTCCGGGTCGGCGTAACCGCGGACAAACGCGAAGGCGCTTCGGAGCTCGATGCCGTCCACGTGGCTTTCGACGTCGACGTGTCCTCGCTCGCCGCTGAGGAGCGCGAGGCGCTGGCGGGAGCGGTGGACCGCGCCATCGAGAGGCTGTGCACGGTGAGCCGGACGTTGAAGAAGGGCATCCCGGTCACGGAGAGCTTCCCTGGCGAGTAG
- a CDS encoding DUF2017 domain-containing protein — translation MNGWRRKGDTIVAGFEQQEAAVLRGLVSQLEDMLTARAEEAPQDELAELTGIRMGPTESPDDPVLSRLLPDFHKLDPDNPTREDIDSAAAMRSIHEPELLDKKVGVAKIVLDTLPRDGGNVRLTFEQADAWLGALNDVRLALGTALDVTEDMPDELPEDDPRAPHLGVYHWLTWVQETLIQSLTS, via the coding sequence ATGAACGGATGGCGCCGCAAGGGCGACACCATCGTCGCGGGGTTCGAGCAGCAGGAGGCCGCGGTGCTGCGCGGCCTGGTCAGCCAGCTGGAGGACATGCTCACCGCGCGCGCCGAAGAGGCGCCCCAGGACGAGCTGGCGGAGCTGACCGGGATCCGCATGGGCCCGACCGAATCGCCGGACGACCCGGTCCTGTCCCGGCTGCTGCCGGACTTCCACAAGCTGGACCCGGACAACCCGACCCGCGAGGACATCGACTCGGCCGCCGCGATGCGGTCGATTCACGAGCCCGAGCTGCTGGACAAGAAGGTCGGCGTCGCCAAGATCGTGCTGGACACCCTGCCGCGTGACGGCGGGAACGTGCGGCTGACCTTCGAGCAGGCCGACGCGTGGCTGGGCGCGCTCAACGACGTCCGGCTGGCGCTGGGCACCGCGCTCGACGTCACCGAGGACATGCCCGACGAGTTGCCCGAGGACGATCCCCGCGCGCCGCATCTCGGCGTCTACCACTGGCTGACCTGGGTGCAGGAGACCCTCATCCAGTCGCTGACGTCATGA
- a CDS encoding nicotinamidase: MGTALIVVDVQNDFCEGGSLGLPGGAAAAEAISKQAAEGGYAHVVATRDYHIDPGDHFSETPDFKDSWPRHCVAGTSGASFHPALDVVPISEVFSKGEYTAAYSGFEGNARDGKTLDAWLKEHDVTEVDVVGIATDFCVRATALDAAKAGFKVRVLLDLTVGGSQPTVDAALKDFDEAGVTYTGKAPVPAA, from the coding sequence ATGGGGACCGCCTTGATCGTGGTCGATGTGCAGAACGACTTCTGCGAAGGCGGGTCGCTCGGCCTGCCCGGCGGCGCCGCCGCCGCCGAAGCGATCTCCAAGCAGGCCGCGGAAGGCGGTTACGCGCACGTCGTCGCCACTCGCGACTACCACATCGACCCGGGCGATCACTTCAGCGAGACGCCGGACTTCAAGGACAGCTGGCCGCGCCACTGCGTCGCGGGCACTTCCGGCGCGTCGTTCCACCCCGCGCTCGACGTGGTCCCGATCAGCGAGGTCTTCTCCAAGGGCGAGTACACCGCCGCGTACTCCGGCTTCGAAGGCAACGCGCGCGACGGCAAGACGCTCGACGCGTGGCTGAAGGAGCACGACGTCACCGAGGTCGACGTCGTCGGCATCGCGACCGATTTCTGCGTCCGCGCGACGGCGCTCGACGCGGCGAAGGCCGGTTTCAAGGTCCGGGTGCTGCTTGACCTCACGGTCGGCGGCTCGCAGCCGACCGTCGACGCCGCGCTCAAGGACTTCGACGAGGCGGGCGTGACCTACACCGGGAAGGCGCCGGTCCCGGCCGCATGA
- a CDS encoding ATP-dependent DNA helicase — MPSRADFPGVLELLTHAVESVGGAEREGQVKMADAVGRAIRTGEHLAVQAGTGTGKSLAYLVPAIRHAVEKEATVVVSTATIALQRQLVDRDLPRLAKALKKPLGREPTFAILKGRRNYLCLHRLDSGAPDEPEDQQLFDPFAVSRLGKEVTRLREWSSDTETGDRDELVPGVSDQAWRQVSVTAKECLGASRCPIGTDCFAERSRAEAGKADVVVTNHALLAIDALQGYQVLPEHDLVIIDEAHDLVDRVTSVATGELTSGMVSAAARRCGKLVDDEVADQLLEASDGLALILDDLPSGRMDSLPQALTGAIPAVRDAAHRCLTALGKDRKEDVDEATARKLARSLLEEVHDTAVRLLEAFDDDKAHQRDVVWLTGDRFSTNPRPPALKVAPLGVAGLLRERVFNQHTTVLTSATLTLGGTFDTMARQWGLPPGGARVEKAPGAATEKAAPADSDDAEGPKWTGLDVGSPFDHKRNGILYLAKHLPPPGRDGLQPSTMDELAELIEAAGGRTLGLFSSMRAAKQATEEMRERLDLPILCQGDDATGLLVQKFSEDARTCLFGTLSLWQGVDVPGPSLQLVVVDRIPFPRPDDPVSSARQRAVEARGGNGFLTVAATHAALLLAQGTGRLHRSVTDRGVVAILDSRLATARYGGFLRASLPPFWPTMDPQVARDALRRLDAAAPA; from the coding sequence GTGCCCTCCCGTGCTGATTTCCCCGGTGTCCTCGAACTCCTGACGCACGCGGTCGAGTCCGTGGGCGGTGCCGAGCGCGAGGGCCAGGTCAAGATGGCGGACGCCGTGGGCCGCGCCATCCGCACCGGCGAGCACCTGGCCGTCCAGGCGGGCACGGGTACCGGGAAGTCGTTGGCCTATCTCGTTCCCGCGATCCGGCACGCGGTCGAGAAGGAGGCCACGGTCGTGGTCTCCACGGCCACCATCGCCCTGCAGCGCCAGCTGGTCGACAGGGACCTCCCCCGGCTGGCGAAGGCGCTGAAGAAGCCCCTCGGCCGCGAACCCACCTTCGCGATCCTCAAGGGCCGCCGTAACTACCTCTGCCTCCACCGGCTCGATTCCGGCGCCCCGGACGAGCCGGAAGACCAGCAGCTGTTCGACCCGTTCGCCGTCTCCCGGCTCGGCAAGGAGGTCACGCGGCTGCGGGAATGGTCGTCCGACACCGAAACCGGTGACCGCGACGAGCTGGTTCCCGGCGTCTCGGACCAGGCGTGGCGCCAGGTGTCCGTCACCGCGAAGGAATGCCTGGGCGCCTCGCGCTGCCCCATCGGCACGGACTGTTTCGCCGAGCGGTCCCGCGCGGAGGCGGGCAAAGCCGATGTCGTGGTCACCAACCACGCGCTGCTGGCGATCGACGCGCTGCAGGGCTACCAGGTGCTCCCCGAGCACGACCTGGTGATCATCGACGAGGCGCACGACCTCGTGGACCGCGTGACGTCCGTGGCGACCGGAGAGCTGACCAGCGGCATGGTCTCGGCGGCCGCCCGGCGCTGCGGGAAACTGGTCGACGACGAGGTGGCCGACCAGTTGCTGGAGGCGAGCGACGGGCTGGCCCTGATCCTCGACGACCTGCCGTCCGGCCGGATGGATTCGCTGCCCCAGGCCCTCACCGGCGCGATCCCCGCGGTCCGCGACGCCGCGCATCGCTGCCTCACCGCGCTCGGCAAGGACCGCAAGGAGGACGTCGACGAGGCCACGGCCCGCAAGCTGGCGCGGTCGCTGCTCGAAGAGGTCCACGACACCGCGGTCCGGCTGCTCGAGGCCTTCGACGACGACAAGGCGCATCAGCGCGACGTCGTCTGGCTGACCGGGGACCGCTTCTCCACGAACCCGCGCCCGCCCGCGCTGAAGGTCGCCCCGCTGGGTGTCGCCGGTCTGCTGCGCGAGCGTGTCTTCAACCAGCACACGACCGTCCTCACCTCGGCGACGCTGACCCTGGGCGGCACGTTCGACACCATGGCCCGCCAATGGGGTCTCCCGCCTGGCGGTGCGAGGGTCGAGAAGGCGCCTGGCGCGGCGACCGAAAAGGCCGCTCCGGCCGACAGCGACGACGCCGAAGGCCCCAAGTGGACCGGCCTCGACGTCGGCTCCCCGTTCGACCACAAACGCAACGGAATCCTCTATCTGGCCAAGCATCTGCCGCCGCCGGGACGGGACGGGTTGCAGCCCTCGACCATGGACGAGCTGGCCGAGCTGATCGAGGCCGCGGGCGGCCGCACGCTCGGCCTGTTCTCCTCGATGCGCGCGGCGAAGCAGGCCACCGAGGAGATGCGGGAGCGGCTCGACCTGCCGATCCTCTGCCAGGGGGACGACGCCACCGGCCTGCTGGTGCAGAAGTTCTCCGAAGACGCGCGCACCTGCCTGTTCGGCACGCTGTCGTTGTGGCAGGGCGTCGACGTGCCGGGTCCGTCGCTCCAGCTCGTGGTGGTCGACAGGATCCCGTTCCCCCGCCCGGACGACCCGGTCTCCTCGGCACGGCAACGCGCCGTGGAAGCCAGAGGCGGTAACGGTTTCCTCACCGTCGCGGCCACGCACGCGGCGCTGCTGCTCGCACAGGGCACCGGGCGGCTGCACCGTTCGGTCACCGATCGCGGCGTCGTCGCGATCCTGGACTCCCGGCTGGCCACCGCCCGCTACGGCGGATTCCTGCGCGCCTCGCTGCCGCCGTTCTGGCCGACCATGGATCCGCAGGTCGCCCGCGACGCGCTGCGCCGCCTCGACGCCGCCGCCCCGGCCTGA
- a CDS encoding MoaD/ThiS family protein, giving the protein MAVTVSIPTILRTHTDGEKSVEATGKTVLEVIDDIESRHGGLKARLVKEEKLHRFVNVYVNDEDVRFSGGLEAEVKDGDTLTILPAVAGG; this is encoded by the coding sequence ATGGCCGTGACCGTGTCCATCCCGACCATCCTGCGTACGCACACCGACGGCGAGAAGTCCGTCGAGGCGACCGGCAAGACCGTGCTCGAGGTGATCGACGACATCGAGTCCCGCCACGGCGGCCTCAAGGCCCGCCTGGTCAAGGAAGAGAAGCTGCACCGCTTCGTCAACGTCTACGTCAACGACGAGGACGTCCGTTTCTCCGGCGGGCTCGAGGCCGAGGTCAAGGACGGCGACACCCTGACCATCCTGCCCGCCGTGGCCGGTGGCTGA
- a CDS encoding P1 family peptidase: MITDVPGVLVGHHERVGDGWATGTTVVLVPGGAVGAVDHRGGAPGTRETNLLEPENLVQHVNAICLSGGSAYGLAAADGVMRWLAERNLGIPVGTEPHEVVPIVPAAVLFDLPRSDWGNRPDASFGYAACEAAVGGPVALGTVGAGAGAKAGSLKGGIGTASEKVGEFTVGVVAAVNAAGEAVDLSTGRAYAADHEVDGEFGVRWPDRPGDVEAKAAGLNTTIGVVAVDAALSKAEARRLAVAAQDGLARAVRPAHTMFDGDTVFALATGDRELPGGAGPVAAARRALVLDTLCSAAARVFGRAMVHGVLSATSAGDMRAYRDVWPEAFS; the protein is encoded by the coding sequence ATGATCACCGACGTCCCGGGGGTGCTGGTCGGGCATCACGAGCGGGTCGGCGACGGCTGGGCGACCGGGACGACGGTCGTGCTGGTCCCCGGCGGCGCGGTAGGGGCCGTCGACCATCGCGGCGGCGCGCCCGGAACGCGCGAGACCAATCTGCTGGAGCCGGAGAACCTGGTCCAGCACGTCAACGCGATCTGCCTGTCCGGCGGGAGCGCGTACGGCCTGGCCGCCGCGGACGGCGTCATGCGCTGGCTCGCCGAGCGGAACCTGGGCATCCCGGTGGGAACCGAACCGCACGAGGTGGTGCCGATCGTGCCCGCCGCGGTGCTGTTCGACCTGCCGCGCAGCGACTGGGGCAACCGTCCGGACGCCTCCTTCGGTTATGCGGCCTGCGAAGCGGCCGTCGGGGGTCCGGTCGCGCTCGGGACCGTCGGTGCGGGCGCGGGGGCGAAGGCGGGATCACTCAAAGGCGGGATCGGGACGGCCTCGGAGAAGGTCGGGGAGTTCACCGTCGGCGTCGTCGCCGCCGTGAACGCCGCCGGCGAGGCCGTGGATCTCTCGACGGGGCGCGCGTACGCGGCGGACCACGAGGTCGACGGCGAGTTCGGCGTCCGCTGGCCCGATCGGCCTGGTGACGTCGAGGCGAAGGCGGCGGGGCTCAACACGACCATCGGCGTGGTCGCGGTGGACGCGGCGCTGTCCAAGGCGGAGGCGCGGCGGCTCGCGGTGGCCGCGCAAGACGGTCTCGCCAGGGCCGTGCGGCCGGCGCACACGATGTTCGACGGCGACACGGTGTTCGCGCTGGCGACCGGCGATCGGGAACTTCCCGGCGGCGCGGGCCCCGTCGCGGCGGCGCGGCGCGCGTTGGTGCTGGACACACTGTGCTCGGCGGCCGCGCGGGTCTTCGGGCGCGCGATGGTGCACGGTGTGCTTTCCGCCACTTCGGCGGGGGACATGCGCGCGTACCGTGACGTCTGGCCCGAAGCGTTCTCCTGA
- a CDS encoding nicotinate phosphoribosyltransferase, with protein MGFPEAATGASTALLTDHYELTMLASALSDGTADRPCVFEVFARRLPDGRRYGVVAGTGRVLDAIADFRFTDAELSQLEATAVVDDATLSWLADYSFSGNIDGYPEGELYFPGSPILTVTGSFGEAVVLETLILSILNHDSAIASAAARMSGAAHGRPIIEMGGRRTHEYAAVSAARAAYLAGFATTSNLEAGRRYGIPTRGTVAHAFMLLHDSEEQAFRAQVDKMGTDTTLLVDTYDITKGIETAVRVAGTELGAIRIDSGDVGPLARKAREQLDALGAKDTRIVVSGDLDEHAIAALRAEPVDAYGVGTSVVTGSGAPTAGMVYKLVEVDGRPVAKRSAHKESRGGRKSALRRHRETGTAVEEVIWTAASQVPEQGPNDHELQIPLVRDGRTVDDLPTLDDARQRLRRALVSLPWEGLKLSHGEPAIPTVFV; from the coding sequence ATGGGTTTCCCCGAGGCGGCCACTGGCGCCAGCACCGCGCTGCTCACCGACCACTACGAGCTGACCATGCTGGCCAGCGCCCTGTCCGACGGGACGGCGGACCGGCCGTGCGTCTTCGAGGTCTTCGCACGTCGTCTGCCCGACGGCCGCCGCTACGGCGTCGTCGCGGGTACCGGGCGGGTCCTCGACGCGATCGCCGACTTCCGGTTCACCGACGCCGAGCTGAGCCAGCTGGAAGCGACGGCCGTCGTCGACGACGCCACCCTTTCGTGGCTCGCGGACTACTCCTTCTCGGGGAACATCGACGGTTACCCCGAGGGCGAGCTCTACTTCCCCGGTTCCCCGATCCTGACCGTCACCGGCTCCTTCGGCGAGGCCGTCGTGCTGGAGACGCTGATCCTCTCGATCCTCAACCACGACAGCGCGATCGCGTCCGCCGCGGCGCGGATGTCCGGTGCCGCGCACGGCAGGCCGATCATCGAGATGGGTGGCCGCCGCACGCACGAGTACGCCGCCGTCTCCGCCGCGCGGGCCGCGTACCTCGCCGGCTTCGCCACGACCTCCAACCTCGAAGCCGGCCGCCGCTACGGGATCCCGACGCGGGGCACCGTCGCGCACGCCTTCATGTTGCTGCACGACAGCGAGGAACAGGCGTTCCGCGCGCAGGTGGACAAGATGGGCACCGACACCACGCTCCTGGTGGACACCTACGACATCACCAAGGGCATCGAAACGGCCGTCCGGGTGGCCGGGACCGAACTGGGTGCGATCCGCATCGACTCCGGCGACGTGGGCCCGCTGGCCCGCAAAGCCCGCGAGCAACTGGACGCCCTCGGCGCCAAGGACACCCGCATCGTGGTGTCGGGCGACCTCGACGAGCACGCCATCGCGGCGCTGCGGGCGGAACCCGTCGACGCGTACGGCGTCGGGACCTCGGTCGTCACCGGTTCCGGCGCGCCGACCGCGGGGATGGTCTACAAGCTCGTCGAGGTGGACGGCAGGCCGGTCGCCAAGCGCAGCGCGCACAAGGAATCCCGCGGCGGCCGGAAGTCCGCGCTGCGACGGCACCGCGAGACCGGCACCGCCGTCGAAGAGGTGATCTGGACGGCCGCCTCGCAGGTCCCGGAACAGGGACCGAACGACCACGAATTGCAGATTCCGCTGGTCCGGGACGGCCGGACGGTGGATGATTTGCCCACGCTGGACGACGCGCGCCAGCGGCTTCGGCGGGCGCTGGTGAGCCTTCCGTGGGAAGGCCTCAAGCTCTCGCACGGGGAGCCCGCCATCCCGACCGTATTCGTCTAA
- a CDS encoding aspartate/glutamate racemase family protein produces the protein MKVIGLLGGMSWESSAEYYRLVNERVRELRGGYHSARTVLYSVDFAEIEAMQAEGRWDDAGRELNRAALALEAAGADFVVLCTNTMHKVADQLVDGLGVPLLHLADTTATAIKAAGVERVGLLGTGFTMAQPFYRERLAAHGLDVLVPGEEDRKTVHGVIYDELVHGVVTEHSRERYREVIARLVEEGAEGVIYGCTEIELLVGPEDSPVPTFPTTRLHAEAAVDYALGKASLPPAM, from the coding sequence ATGAAGGTCATCGGGTTGCTGGGCGGGATGAGCTGGGAATCGTCGGCCGAGTACTACCGGCTGGTCAACGAACGCGTCCGCGAGCTGCGCGGCGGGTATCACTCCGCGCGCACCGTGTTGTACTCCGTGGACTTCGCCGAGATCGAAGCGATGCAGGCCGAAGGCCGCTGGGACGACGCCGGGCGGGAACTGAACCGCGCCGCCCTCGCGCTCGAAGCCGCCGGAGCGGACTTCGTCGTCCTCTGCACCAACACGATGCACAAGGTCGCCGACCAGCTCGTCGACGGCCTGGGCGTGCCGCTCCTGCACCTCGCCGACACCACGGCGACCGCGATCAAGGCCGCGGGCGTCGAGCGTGTCGGGCTCCTGGGCACCGGTTTCACCATGGCCCAGCCGTTCTACCGCGAACGCCTCGCCGCGCACGGCCTCGACGTGCTCGTGCCCGGCGAAGAGGACCGCAAGACGGTGCACGGGGTCATCTACGACGAGCTCGTCCACGGCGTCGTCACCGAACACTCCCGTGAGCGGTACCGCGAGGTCATCGCGAGGCTCGTCGAGGAGGGCGCGGAGGGCGTCATCTACGGCTGCACGGAGATCGAGCTGCTCGTCGGCCCCGAGGACAGCCCGGTGCCCACCTTCCCCACCACCAGGCTGCATGCCGAAGCGGCCGTGGACTACGCGCTGGGCAAGGCCTCACTCCCTCCCGCGATGTGA